Proteins found in one Zea mays cultivar B73 chromosome 1, Zm-B73-REFERENCE-NAM-5.0, whole genome shotgun sequence genomic segment:
- the LOC103644286 gene encoding short-chain dehydrogenase reductase 3b, which produces MSKPRLDGKVAIVTGGASGIGEAAARLFASSGATVVIADVQDALGEAVAASVGPRCAYARCDVTDEAQVEATVARAVAAHGRLDVMLSNAGVLLPTGSVMDMDLAELDRVMAVNFRGAAACVKHAARAMASGGGAIVCTASVASLQGGFGPASYTASKHALLGLVRAAAGELGRHGVRVNCVSPGGVATPLSCALMGVGPRELEAMTVPHNVLQGKVLRAEDVAEAALFLASDQAAFISGHNLVVDGATTAVNPAVLHTVGL; this is translated from the exons ATGTCCAAGCCAAG GTTGGACGGGAAGGTGGCCATCGTGACGGGCGGCGCGAGCGGGATCGGCGAGGCGGCGGCGCGGCTGTTCGCCTCGAGCGGCGCCACGGTGGTGATCGCGGACGTGCAGGACGCGCtgggggaggcggtggcggcgtcgGTGGGGCCCCGGTGCGCGTACGCGCGGTGCGACGTGACGGACGAGGCGCAGGTGGAGGCGACGGTGGCGCGCGCGGTGGCGGCGCACGGGCGGCTGGACGTGATGCTGAGCAACGCCGGCGTGCTGCTCCCGACGGGGTCGGTGATGGACATGGACCTGGCGGAGCTGGACCGCGTGATGGCCGTCAACTTCCGGGGCGCCGCGGCGTGCGTGAAGCACGCGGCGCGCGCGATGGCGTCCGGCGGCGGCGCCATCGTGTGCACGGCGAGCGTGGCGTCGCTGCAGGGCGGGTTCGGCCCGGCGTCGTACACGGCGTCCAAGCACGCGCTGCTGGGCCTGGTGCGCGCCGCGGCGGGGGAGCTGGGACGGCACGGCGTGCGCGTCAACTGCGTGTCCCCCGGCGGCGTCGCCACGCCCCTCAGCTGCGCGCTCATGGGCGTGGGGCCCCGCGAGCTGGAGGCCATGACGGTGCCGCACAACGTCCTGCAGGGGAAGGTGCTGCGCGCCGAGGACGTCGCCGAGGCCGCGCTGTTCCTCGCGTCCGACCAGGCCGCCTTCATCAGCGGACACAACCTCGTCGTCGACGGCGCCACCACCGCCGTCAACCCCGCCGTGCTGCACACCGTCGGGCTGTGA
- the LOC100281851 gene encoding glycerol-3-phosphate acyltransferase 1 has translation MSKAFAKSLSQLNKALVRRLKALVVVTRAQPPAPARPTTWSDALPSPSGGGGGVAVCKVEGGLLRSSSAFPYFMLVALEGGGLARALLLLLLYPALRLLGHDTAVRAMAVVTFLGLRKDAAAFRAGRASLPRLLLEDVSAEVFDAAVAPPRRRCVCVSAMPRAMVQPFLAEYLGVDAVVAPEVREFGGYYLGVMEDESEVLRRLDVDKVIAGDKKGGGCGVFGVAGLGSSFDQLFQNHCKEVYAPTESARRRWHALPRRRYPRPLIFHDGRIAFRPTPGATLAMFMWVPLGVALAVARVATFLALPFSLSVPLLAALGMHSRVIANPASASKSLFACNHRSLLDPLYVAAAAGRKDLAAATYSISRLSEALSPIPTFRLTRDRAADRAAMHARLRSCGGLVVCPEGTTCREPYLLRFSPLFAELGHDVAPVALHSSVGMFHGTTAAGWKALDPLFLLMNPTPAYIVHFLDTVDVECGGPEAARAVANELQRRIAEALGYTCTGLTRKDKYLMLAGNEGIVDVSHGGGGAKKRTTCAT, from the exons ATGTCCAAGGCCTTCGCCAAGTCGCTGTCCCAGCTGAACAAGGCCCTGGTGAGGAGGCTCAAGGCCCTCGTCGTCGTCACCCGCGCGCAGCCGCCTGCGCCGGCGAGGCCGACGACGTGGTCGGACGCGCTGCCGTCGCcgtcgggcggcggcggcggcgtcgccGTGTGCAAGGTGGAGGGCGGCCTGCTCCGGTCCTCCTCCGCCTTCCCGTACTTCATGCTGGTGGCCCTGGAGGGCGGCGGGCTCGCCAGGGCGCTGCTGCTCCTGCTGCTCTACCCCGCCCTGCGCCTGCTCGGCCACGACACCGCGGTCAGGGCCATGGCCGTGGTCACCTTCCTCGGGCTCCGCAAGGACGCCGCCGCGTTCCGGGCGGGCAGGGCCTCGCTGCCCCGGCTGCTGCTGGAGGACGTGAGCGCCGAGGTGTTCGACGCGGCCGTGGCGCCGCCCCGCCGCCGGTGCGTCTGCGTCAGCGCCATGCCGAGGGCCATGGTGCAGCCGTTCCTGGCCGAGTACCTCGGCGTCGACGCCGTCGTGGCGCCCGAGGTGAGGGAGTTCGGAGGGTACTACCTGGGCGTCATGGAGGACGAGAGCGAGGTGCTGCGTCGGCTGGACGTGGACAAGGTGATCGCCGGAGACAAAAAAGGTGGTGGCTGTGGCGTCTTCGGCGTTGCTGGACTCGGCTCCTCGTTCGACCAGCTCTTCCAAAATCATTGCAAG GAGGTATACGCGCCGACCGAGTCGGCGCGGCGGCGATGGCACgcgctcccgcggcggcgctaccCTCGGCCGCTCATCTTCCACGACGGCCGGATCGCCTTCCGGCCGACGCCCGGCGCGACGCTGGCCATGTTCATGTGGGTGCCGCTGGGCGTGGCGCTCGCCGTGGCCCGCGTCGCCACCTTCCTGGCCCTCCCGTTCTCGCTCTCCGTGCCCCTGCTCGCCGCCCTCGGCATGCACAGCCGCGTCATCGCCAACCCCGCCTCGGCGTCCAAGAGCCTCTTCGCCTGCAACCACCGGTCCCTGCTGGACCCGCTCTACGTGGCCGCGGCCGCGGGGCGCAAGGACCTCGCGGCCGCCACGTACAGCATCAGCCGCCTCTCGGAGGCCCTGTCGCCGATCCCCACGTTCCGCCTCACCCGGGACCGCGCGGCGGACCGCGCCGCCATGCACGCGAGGCTGCGGTCGTGCGGCGGTCTGGTCGTCTGCCCCgagggcaccacctgccgcgagccGTACCTGCTGCGGTTCAGCCCGCTGTTCGCCGAGCTCGGGCACGACGTGGCGCCCGTGGCGCTGCACTCGTCGGTCGGCATGTTCCACGGCACCACGGCGGCCGGGTGGAAGGCGCTGGACCCACTGTTCCTGCTCATGAACCCCACGCCGGCGTACATCGTGCACTTCTTGGACACCGTCGACGTCGAGTGCGGCGGCCCGGAGGCGGCGCGCGCCGTGGCGAACGAGCTGCAGCGGCGCATCGCGGAGGCGCTCGGGTACACGTGCACGGGGCTCACGAGGAAGGACAAGTACCTCATGCTCGCCGGCAACGAAGGAATCGTCGACGTCAGCCACGGCGGCGGTGGCGCCAAGAAGAGAACTACTTGTGCTACCTAG